The Bacteroidales bacterium genome contains the following window.
GCAATCCGGTAAATACTTTTTATATCAGCACCTCTGTTGATTGCAGCAGTAGTAATGGGATAAGGATTACTTGCAACAGGAATGGCAGCAGGTAAACTGTAGGAAATAATTTTTTTATCAGCACCTCGATTTTGAGTGAAACCTGCAAATAATCCGGCTTGTACTCTTTTTCCATTTGTTTGAATTTCGGCCCAGGTTGAAAAAATATTATATGAAACATAGTCTTTAAAATCTTTTTGTAAATCAGTAATCCCGCAAACAGCATAACCGCCAAGCATGGTCATATCAAAAAGATTTTGTCCGTATACACCGTATAATTTGAAAGTAAGAGCAGGAATTTTATATTTCATGAAACCATATGCTGTATAACCTCCAACTTTTTCGTCGGTTTTATATTTAGTTGTTACAGCATATGTATGGGTTACAGTATTGGTGGCAGTATCAAGGATATATTTTTCAGGAGTTGTAATTACTTCGCTGTAAAGTCTTGGTACCAGTGTTTTGTAGCCACCGCCAATTCCGATAAGAAATTCTTTTTTTAAAGAATCGTTTTTTGTTCCATAGATTATTTGCGCATGCATTTCAGGAATAGCTGAGTTACGTAATGTAACAGAGGAACCACCCGGACTTGCAAAATCTCTTTGAGAATTTGCAGAAGCAACAACATTTATTTTACCAAATTTATATGTGAATTTGGCTTGAGGATTTCTTGAGAATGGTTGAAAAGGAGAACCAGTATTGAACGATACTACTCCGGGATAGCAACCTGCGATAAACATAGGATGCCATGTTTGTCCGAATAATAATTCTGTTTTCTTCCAGTTTAATTTTGCATAAGCGTGACGCAAGCGGAAACCATTTACATCAGAGAAATTCGTATTCTCATTTCCAAAGAAATCAGCTTCAATAACACCTGATGTTTTTGCTTTGAACGCATCAGGTCCACTTATTTTCCCGGTTAAGCGTGATTGTATTGAAAGAAAATTGAAATTTGATTTTGCATTAATATCATTGCCTTCTGCATCAGCAGAAACGGGCGATGGGTATAATAAAAAATGTCCTTCGCGCAAGGATACATTCTGTCGTGAATCCCAGAAGAAATCATTTTTTACAAATCCTGAAAAATCAATTCCGAATTTTTGTTCTTTATTTTGTGAAAATACGATTGAAGGTAAAATACTAGTAAGCAATACAACGAAAATATTTTTCATAAATTGATTTATTTATTTCGCGGCAAATATAGTATTATTAGAAAACTATGATAGAAAAAAATACAGAGAGGAAACCTTTTGAAAAAAATTATTTCTTTTTAACTATACCAAGTGGCATTACAGTTTTTCCAAACATTTCATTTAACACTTGTCCCATTGCAGAGTATAATGCAATCAAACCACAAATGATTCCTTCGTATCCTGCAAAAGTTTTTAATACTGTACTTTCGGTGGCATCGCCAATTGCAAGAAGGAAAAATAAAAGTGCAAGAGTTCCAAAGAGTAATTGAAGCGCAACGCTTATACGGAATGTTCCAATGAAAAGAAATATTGTAAATATTCCCCAGACAGCAAGGTACGATGCCATTTCATTTTTATCAGCAGCAGAGCCATATCCCATTTTGGGAAGAATAATAACAAACACTAATGATAGCCAAAAAAAACCATAAGCTGCAAATGCGGTTGTCCCGAACGTATTATTCTTTTTCCATTCCATAATTCCAACAATTACCTGTGCTATTCCACCTATAGTAATACCCATAGCAAGTATAGTGCTGCCTAATGCAAAGTATCCGGCATTATGTAAATTAAGAAGTATGGTTGTTAAGGCAAAGCCTGTAAGCCCTAATGGTGCAGGGTTTGCGGTATTATCCCTTAAAATTAAGTTTTGGTTTTCCATATATGATTAAGTTAGTTAGTTTGCTGCAACAAGTATACAGAAAAAATTTAAATAACAAACATATGATTATATTTGAAATAAAAAGTTTGTTTGGATAAAGCAAAACAGATTTTATCTTTGTTGTTTAATTGAATACCAAATGATAGAAACCATAAATAGAAAATTTTTACTTGTCTCTGTTTTTATTTTCTTTTTTTCAACTCATATTTTTTCCCAGCAATATAATTTTAAAAATTATACAACAGAAGACGGACTTCCAAGTAATCAGGTGTACCAGGTAATACAAGATTCCAAGGGT
Protein-coding sequences here:
- a CDS encoding acetate uptake transporter encodes the protein MENQNLILRDNTANPAPLGLTGFALTTILLNLHNAGYFALGSTILAMGITIGGIAQVIVGIMEWKKNNTFGTTAFAAYGFFWLSLVFVIILPKMGYGSAADKNEMASYLAVWGIFTIFLFIGTFRISVALQLLFGTLALLFFLLAIGDATESTVLKTFAGYEGIICGLIALYSAMGQVLNEMFGKTVMPLGIVKKK